A DNA window from Pungitius pungitius chromosome 1, fPunPun2.1, whole genome shotgun sequence contains the following coding sequences:
- the LOC119223653 gene encoding uncharacterized protein LOC119223653 isoform X2, protein MEIQAVGQMSSPDEEPTNPTGHRPSRRAPAGVGRRSQKGKRRGPAEKQRRLRDQRRGHQEKKQEGVTVKRMCSDGKRRWDKKHYCVFCRRPQVKIARHLLTKHADQQEVAAAGKLPTGSKQRHLLLEHLRCRGNYMHNIEVIRQGTGEIVPWRQPSEDVDARNYLPCPICLGFFLRADLWKHQASCRKKMTADPPEDFTPESTRSDPDPANSDSAGDPTTKDQASEVGTNQSMTSDPTVNQNESSHPGADQPRKRSRVQAAASRLLPISSGASESCSEVLHRMNQDHVSHQVKSDWLICKYGNKLMGNQDGGQRRYDYVSQKLRELGRFLLAAKSLDSGVQNLQDLLAPGRLSLSLSAARKASGYRWSRPPLAVKTTLRTLCEIVIGESLQDGDGEAAAKTTDFYHLLGREWDQLGLQSPDSNPDEAVGAKLKKRFVPSRGGRCKGPHDLTAQVLFQSRTRTLTSMSPNGSGLHTPAVPVAPGKTRRRPWSSAEKEAVWRQLGVHVLVQSVPGKEVCQRCLDLEPVLRGRHWKDVKNQVHNQIQSQKKQQFHAQMDLQENQEQQDQSQNQNKQQQYQDHTNNQKKQQFQAQFDTQDHLQTHKKYLYHMGERTDVDLDTSVLTVVAYGPDRPHRELSPLDPTVSPYPHRTLGPHADQLLSRLDWTNGSIQHHSVSRELDQNLLQEVPPGQPPNAHSGLVHF, encoded by the exons ATGGAGATCCAAGCTGTGGGACAGATGTCCTCTCCTGACGAAGAACCCACGAATCCTACCGGCCACCGGCCGTCCCGCCGTGCTCCCGCCGGCGTGGGAAGGCGGAGccagaaaggaaagaggaggggCCCTGCAGAGAAGCAGCGGCGCCTCAGAGATCAGAGGCGGGGCCAccaggagaagaagcaggagggCGTGACGGTGAAGAGGATGTGCAGCGACGGGAAGCGGCGCTGGGATAAGAAACATTACTGCGTGTTCTGCCGGCGGCCGCAGGTGAAGATCGCTCGCCACCTGCTCACCAAACACGCCGACCAACAGGAAGTGGCGGCCGCCGGAAAGCTGCCGACCGGCTCAAAGCAGCgccacctgctgctggagcaTCTACGCTGCAGAGGAAACTACATGCACAAcatcgag GTGATCCGACAGGGCACAGGAGAGATTGTCCCGTGGCGTCAGCCCTCAGAGGACGTGGATGCCAGGAATTATCTTCCCTGCCCGATCTGCCTCGGTTTTTTCCTACGTGCTGATCTCTGGAAACATCAAGCTTCCTGTCGCAAGAAGATGACCGCTGACCCCCCCGAGGACTTCACACCTGAGTCGACTAGGTCTGACCCTGACCCTGCAAACTCGGACTCTGCAG GAGACCCCACCACCAAGGACCAGGCATCTGAGGTGGGGACCAATCAgtccatgacctctgaccccacagTGAATCAAAACGAGAGCTCTCACCCAGGGGCGGACCAGCCCAGGAAGCGCAGCAGGGTCCAGGCCGCAGCGTCCCGCCTCCTGCCAATTTCCAGCGGAGCATCAGAGAGCTGCAGCGAGGTCCTGCACCGCATGAACCAGGACCACGTCTCCCACCag GTCaaatctgattggttgatttgTAAATACGGAAACAAGTTGATGGGGAACCAAGATGGCGGCCAGAGGAGGTACGACTACGTCAGTCAGAAGCTGAGGGAGCTCGGCCGCTTCCTCCTAGCCGCCAAGTCTCTAGATTCTGGCGTCCAGAACCTGCAGGACCTCCTCGCTCCGGGACGCCTCAGCCTGTCTCTGTCCGCCGCCAGGAAGGCGTCCGGGTACCGGTGGAGCCGCCCGCCGCTGGCGGTGAAGACCACGCTGAGGACTCTCTGTGAGATTGTGATCGGAGAAAGTCTCCAGGATGGAGACGGGGAGGCCGCGGCCAAGACCACTGACTTCTACCACCTGCTGGGGAGGGAGTGGGACCAGCTGGGGCTGCAGAGCCCTGACTCAAACCCAG ACGAAGCGGTTGGAGCCAAGCTGAAGAAGCGATTTGTCCCATCTAGAGGAGGGAGGTGTAAAGGCCCCCATGACCTCACAGCACAGG TTTTGTTTCAGAGCAGAACCAGAACGCTGACCTCCATGAGTCCAAACGGCTCCGGGCTGCACACTCCTGCTG TCCCTGTGGCTCCAGGAAAGACCCGACGTCGACCCTGGTCTTCTGCTGAGAAGGAGGCGGTCTGGAGACAGCTGGGAGTCCACGTGCTGGTCCAGTCGGTACCGGGGAAAGAAGTCTGCCAGCGCTGTCTAGACCTGGAGCCTGTTCTCAGAGGGCGACACTGGAAAGATGTCAAGAACCAGGTCCACAACCAGATCCAGAGCCAGAAGAAGCAGCAGTTCCATGCCCAGATGGACCTTCAGGAGAACCAGGAACAGCAAGACCAGAGCCAGAACCAAAATAAGCAGCAACAGTACCAGGACCACACCAACAACCAGAAGAAGCAGCAGTTTCAGGCCCAGTTTGACACTCAGGACCACCTTCAGACCCACAAGAAATATCTGTACCACATGGGGGAGCGGACTGACGTGGACCTGGACACTTCTGTTCTGACGGTTGTAGCTTATGGACCTGACCGTCCACACCGAGAACTGTCTCCGCTGGACCCCACTGTGAGTCCGTACCCACACAGAACCCTGGGGCCTCACGCGGACCAGCTGCTGTCCAGACTGGACTGGACCAACGGGTCAATCCAGCACCACTCTGTCAGCAGAGAGCTGGACCAGAACCTGCTGCAGGAGGTTCCACCAGGACAACCCCCCAATGCACACTCTGGACTGGTCCACTTCTGA
- the LOC119223653 gene encoding uncharacterized protein LOC119223653 isoform X3: MEIQAVGQMSSPDEEPTNPTGHRPSRRAPAGVGRRSQKGKRRGPAEKQRRLRDQRRGHQEKKQEGVTVKRMCSDGKRRWDKKHYCVFCRRPQVKIARHLLTKHADQQEVAAAGKLPTGSKQRHLLLEHLRCRGNYMHNIEVIRQGTGEIVPWRQPSEDVDARNYLPCPICLGFFLRADLWKHQASCRKKMTADPPEDFTPESTRSDPDPANSDSAVNQNESSHPGADQPRKRSRVQAAASRLLPISSGASESCSEVLHRMNQDHVSHQVKSDWLICKYGNKLMGNQDGGQRRYDYVSQKLRELGRFLLAAKSLDSGVQNLQDLLAPGRLSLSLSAARKASGYRWSRPPLAVKTTLRTLCEIVIGESLQDGDGEAAAKTTDFYHLLGREWDQLGLQSPDSNPDEAVGAKLKKRFVPSRGGRCKGPHDLTAQVLFQSRTRTLTSMSPNGSGLHTPAVPVAPGKTRRRPWSSAEKEAVWRQLGVHVLVQSVPGKEVCQRCLDLEPVLRGRHWKDVKNQVHNQIQSQKKQQFHAQMDLQENQEQQDQSQNQNKQQQYQDHTNNQKKQQFQAQFDTQDHLQTHKKYLYHMGERTDVDLDTSVLTVVAYGPDRPHRELSPLDPTVSPYPHRTLGPHADQLLSRLDWTNGSIQHHSVSRELDQNLLQEVPPGQPPNAHSGLVHF; the protein is encoded by the exons ATGGAGATCCAAGCTGTGGGACAGATGTCCTCTCCTGACGAAGAACCCACGAATCCTACCGGCCACCGGCCGTCCCGCCGTGCTCCCGCCGGCGTGGGAAGGCGGAGccagaaaggaaagaggaggggCCCTGCAGAGAAGCAGCGGCGCCTCAGAGATCAGAGGCGGGGCCAccaggagaagaagcaggagggCGTGACGGTGAAGAGGATGTGCAGCGACGGGAAGCGGCGCTGGGATAAGAAACATTACTGCGTGTTCTGCCGGCGGCCGCAGGTGAAGATCGCTCGCCACCTGCTCACCAAACACGCCGACCAACAGGAAGTGGCGGCCGCCGGAAAGCTGCCGACCGGCTCAAAGCAGCgccacctgctgctggagcaTCTACGCTGCAGAGGAAACTACATGCACAAcatcgag GTGATCCGACAGGGCACAGGAGAGATTGTCCCGTGGCGTCAGCCCTCAGAGGACGTGGATGCCAGGAATTATCTTCCCTGCCCGATCTGCCTCGGTTTTTTCCTACGTGCTGATCTCTGGAAACATCAAGCTTCCTGTCGCAAGAAGATGACCGCTGACCCCCCCGAGGACTTCACACCTGAGTCGACTAGGTCTGACCCTGACCCTGCAAACTCGGACTCTGCAG TGAATCAAAACGAGAGCTCTCACCCAGGGGCGGACCAGCCCAGGAAGCGCAGCAGGGTCCAGGCCGCAGCGTCCCGCCTCCTGCCAATTTCCAGCGGAGCATCAGAGAGCTGCAGCGAGGTCCTGCACCGCATGAACCAGGACCACGTCTCCCACCag GTCaaatctgattggttgatttgTAAATACGGAAACAAGTTGATGGGGAACCAAGATGGCGGCCAGAGGAGGTACGACTACGTCAGTCAGAAGCTGAGGGAGCTCGGCCGCTTCCTCCTAGCCGCCAAGTCTCTAGATTCTGGCGTCCAGAACCTGCAGGACCTCCTCGCTCCGGGACGCCTCAGCCTGTCTCTGTCCGCCGCCAGGAAGGCGTCCGGGTACCGGTGGAGCCGCCCGCCGCTGGCGGTGAAGACCACGCTGAGGACTCTCTGTGAGATTGTGATCGGAGAAAGTCTCCAGGATGGAGACGGGGAGGCCGCGGCCAAGACCACTGACTTCTACCACCTGCTGGGGAGGGAGTGGGACCAGCTGGGGCTGCAGAGCCCTGACTCAAACCCAG ACGAAGCGGTTGGAGCCAAGCTGAAGAAGCGATTTGTCCCATCTAGAGGAGGGAGGTGTAAAGGCCCCCATGACCTCACAGCACAGG TTTTGTTTCAGAGCAGAACCAGAACGCTGACCTCCATGAGTCCAAACGGCTCCGGGCTGCACACTCCTGCTG TCCCTGTGGCTCCAGGAAAGACCCGACGTCGACCCTGGTCTTCTGCTGAGAAGGAGGCGGTCTGGAGACAGCTGGGAGTCCACGTGCTGGTCCAGTCGGTACCGGGGAAAGAAGTCTGCCAGCGCTGTCTAGACCTGGAGCCTGTTCTCAGAGGGCGACACTGGAAAGATGTCAAGAACCAGGTCCACAACCAGATCCAGAGCCAGAAGAAGCAGCAGTTCCATGCCCAGATGGACCTTCAGGAGAACCAGGAACAGCAAGACCAGAGCCAGAACCAAAATAAGCAGCAACAGTACCAGGACCACACCAACAACCAGAAGAAGCAGCAGTTTCAGGCCCAGTTTGACACTCAGGACCACCTTCAGACCCACAAGAAATATCTGTACCACATGGGGGAGCGGACTGACGTGGACCTGGACACTTCTGTTCTGACGGTTGTAGCTTATGGACCTGACCGTCCACACCGAGAACTGTCTCCGCTGGACCCCACTGTGAGTCCGTACCCACACAGAACCCTGGGGCCTCACGCGGACCAGCTGCTGTCCAGACTGGACTGGACCAACGGGTCAATCCAGCACCACTCTGTCAGCAGAGAGCTGGACCAGAACCTGCTGCAGGAGGTTCCACCAGGACAACCCCCCAATGCACACTCTGGACTGGTCCACTTCTGA
- the LOC119223653 gene encoding uncharacterized protein LOC119223653 isoform X1, producing MEIQAVGQMSSPDEEPTNPTGHRPSRRAPAGVGRRSQKGKRRGPAEKQRRLRDQRRGHQEKKQEGVTVKRMCSDGKRRWDKKHYCVFCRRPQVKIARHLLTKHADQQEVAAAGKLPTGSKQRHLLLEHLRCRGNYMHNIEVIRQGTGEIVPWRQPSEDVDARNYLPCPICLGFFLRADLWKHQASCRKKMTADPPEDFTPESTRSDPDPANSDSAGKSALNPAADRSDASTQDAPSDPSGDPTTKDQASEVGTNQSMTSDPTVNQNESSHPGADQPRKRSRVQAAASRLLPISSGASESCSEVLHRMNQDHVSHQVKSDWLICKYGNKLMGNQDGGQRRYDYVSQKLRELGRFLLAAKSLDSGVQNLQDLLAPGRLSLSLSAARKASGYRWSRPPLAVKTTLRTLCEIVIGESLQDGDGEAAAKTTDFYHLLGREWDQLGLQSPDSNPDEAVGAKLKKRFVPSRGGRCKGPHDLTAQVLFQSRTRTLTSMSPNGSGLHTPAVPVAPGKTRRRPWSSAEKEAVWRQLGVHVLVQSVPGKEVCQRCLDLEPVLRGRHWKDVKNQVHNQIQSQKKQQFHAQMDLQENQEQQDQSQNQNKQQQYQDHTNNQKKQQFQAQFDTQDHLQTHKKYLYHMGERTDVDLDTSVLTVVAYGPDRPHRELSPLDPTVSPYPHRTLGPHADQLLSRLDWTNGSIQHHSVSRELDQNLLQEVPPGQPPNAHSGLVHF from the exons ATGGAGATCCAAGCTGTGGGACAGATGTCCTCTCCTGACGAAGAACCCACGAATCCTACCGGCCACCGGCCGTCCCGCCGTGCTCCCGCCGGCGTGGGAAGGCGGAGccagaaaggaaagaggaggggCCCTGCAGAGAAGCAGCGGCGCCTCAGAGATCAGAGGCGGGGCCAccaggagaagaagcaggagggCGTGACGGTGAAGAGGATGTGCAGCGACGGGAAGCGGCGCTGGGATAAGAAACATTACTGCGTGTTCTGCCGGCGGCCGCAGGTGAAGATCGCTCGCCACCTGCTCACCAAACACGCCGACCAACAGGAAGTGGCGGCCGCCGGAAAGCTGCCGACCGGCTCAAAGCAGCgccacctgctgctggagcaTCTACGCTGCAGAGGAAACTACATGCACAAcatcgag GTGATCCGACAGGGCACAGGAGAGATTGTCCCGTGGCGTCAGCCCTCAGAGGACGTGGATGCCAGGAATTATCTTCCCTGCCCGATCTGCCTCGGTTTTTTCCTACGTGCTGATCTCTGGAAACATCAAGCTTCCTGTCGCAAGAAGATGACCGCTGACCCCCCCGAGGACTTCACACCTGAGTCGACTAGGTCTGACCCTGACCCTGCAAACTCGGACTCTGCAGGTAAATCAGCCCTTAATCCAGCAGCCGACCGAAGCGACGCGTCCACACAGGATGCACCTTCTGACCCCTCAGGAGACCCCACCACCAAGGACCAGGCATCTGAGGTGGGGACCAATCAgtccatgacctctgaccccacagTGAATCAAAACGAGAGCTCTCACCCAGGGGCGGACCAGCCCAGGAAGCGCAGCAGGGTCCAGGCCGCAGCGTCCCGCCTCCTGCCAATTTCCAGCGGAGCATCAGAGAGCTGCAGCGAGGTCCTGCACCGCATGAACCAGGACCACGTCTCCCACCag GTCaaatctgattggttgatttgTAAATACGGAAACAAGTTGATGGGGAACCAAGATGGCGGCCAGAGGAGGTACGACTACGTCAGTCAGAAGCTGAGGGAGCTCGGCCGCTTCCTCCTAGCCGCCAAGTCTCTAGATTCTGGCGTCCAGAACCTGCAGGACCTCCTCGCTCCGGGACGCCTCAGCCTGTCTCTGTCCGCCGCCAGGAAGGCGTCCGGGTACCGGTGGAGCCGCCCGCCGCTGGCGGTGAAGACCACGCTGAGGACTCTCTGTGAGATTGTGATCGGAGAAAGTCTCCAGGATGGAGACGGGGAGGCCGCGGCCAAGACCACTGACTTCTACCACCTGCTGGGGAGGGAGTGGGACCAGCTGGGGCTGCAGAGCCCTGACTCAAACCCAG ACGAAGCGGTTGGAGCCAAGCTGAAGAAGCGATTTGTCCCATCTAGAGGAGGGAGGTGTAAAGGCCCCCATGACCTCACAGCACAGG TTTTGTTTCAGAGCAGAACCAGAACGCTGACCTCCATGAGTCCAAACGGCTCCGGGCTGCACACTCCTGCTG TCCCTGTGGCTCCAGGAAAGACCCGACGTCGACCCTGGTCTTCTGCTGAGAAGGAGGCGGTCTGGAGACAGCTGGGAGTCCACGTGCTGGTCCAGTCGGTACCGGGGAAAGAAGTCTGCCAGCGCTGTCTAGACCTGGAGCCTGTTCTCAGAGGGCGACACTGGAAAGATGTCAAGAACCAGGTCCACAACCAGATCCAGAGCCAGAAGAAGCAGCAGTTCCATGCCCAGATGGACCTTCAGGAGAACCAGGAACAGCAAGACCAGAGCCAGAACCAAAATAAGCAGCAACAGTACCAGGACCACACCAACAACCAGAAGAAGCAGCAGTTTCAGGCCCAGTTTGACACTCAGGACCACCTTCAGACCCACAAGAAATATCTGTACCACATGGGGGAGCGGACTGACGTGGACCTGGACACTTCTGTTCTGACGGTTGTAGCTTATGGACCTGACCGTCCACACCGAGAACTGTCTCCGCTGGACCCCACTGTGAGTCCGTACCCACACAGAACCCTGGGGCCTCACGCGGACCAGCTGCTGTCCAGACTGGACTGGACCAACGGGTCAATCCAGCACCACTCTGTCAGCAGAGAGCTGGACCAGAACCTGCTGCAGGAGGTTCCACCAGGACAACCCCCCAATGCACACTCTGGACTGGTCCACTTCTGA
- the atp1b2a gene encoding sodium/potassium-transporting ATPase subunit beta-2a, which produces MSGTREEDRKGSSEWRDYFWNPRTHELLGRTASSWGLILLFYLVFYLFLAGMFVLTMYIMLLTLDDYKPTWQDRLATPGMMIRPKGDQLEISFTVSETESWDGFINNLNSFLAPYDDSYQVQTNDNCSPDQYFIQEDSGEVRNNPKRSCQFNRTMLEECSGILDRFYGYSRGQPCILIKLNRVIGMLPGKDGQSPYVTCGAKREDGDKIGPLAYYPSNGTFNLMYYPYYGKKAQVNYTQPLVAVKFLNASLNTDINVECKINSNTLVEGSERDKFAGRVSFKLRINDK; this is translated from the exons ATGTCCGGAACCAGGGAGGAGGACCGCAAAGGCTCCAGCGAGTGGCGGGACTACTTCTGGAACCCAAGGACCCACGAGCTGCTGGGCCGAACCGCCTCCAGCTGgg GGCTGATCCTGCTCTTCTACCTGGTCTTCTACCTGTTCCTGGCCGGCATGTTTGTCCTCACCATGTACATCATGCTGCTGACACTGGATGACTACAAGCCCACCTGGCAGGACCGCCTGGCCACACCag GGATGATGATTCGTCCGAAGGGCGATCAGCTGGAGATCAGTTTCACCGTCTCAGAAACCGAGAGCTGGGACGGATTCATCAACAACCTCAACAGCTTCCTGGCTC cgTATGACGACAGCTATCAGGTTCAGACCAACGATAACTGCTCTCCAGATCAATACTTCATTCAAGAGGACAGTGGAGAG gtcAGGAACAATCCCAAGCGCTCCTGTCAGTTTAATCGGACCATGTTGGAGGAGTGCTCAGGGATTTTGGATCGTTTCTATGGTTACAGCAGAGGTCAGCCCTGCATCCTCATCAAGCTGAACAGA GTGATCGGAATGCTGCCGGGAAAGGACGGTCAGTCCCCTTATGTCACCTGTGGAGCCAAG AGGGAGGACGGGGATAAGATCGGACCTCTGGCCTACTATCCTTCTAACGGAACCTTCAACCTCATGTACTACCCGTACTATGGCAAGAAAGCTCAG GTGAACTACACTCAACCGCTGGTGGCCGTGAAGTTCCTGAACGCCTCTCTGAACACCGACATCAACGTGGAGTGTAAAATCAACTCCAACACTCTGGTTGAAGGCAGTGAGAGAGACAAGTTTGCTGGACGCGTCTCCTTCAAACTGAGGATCAACGACAAATAG
- the hmgb2b gene encoding high mobility group protein B2b, with protein sequence MMRKDVNKPKGKTSAYAFFVQTCREEHRKKNPEQSVNFAEFSKKCSERWKSLTASDKKCFEDMAKADKVRYNSEMRDYIPPKGFGKRGRKKKDPNAPKRPPSAFFVFCSEYRPSVKQQYPGLSIGDCAKRLGEMWSKLTQSDKLPYEEKAQKLREKYDRDMVAYRGGGTTYARNPGSSAQGGEEEEDDEGEDDDDDDDDE encoded by the exons ATGATGCGTAAAGACGTCAACAAGCCCAAGGGGAAGACGTCGGCCTACGCCTTCTTCGTCCAGACGTGTAGagaagaacacaggaagaagaacccGGAGCAGTCCGTCAACTTCGCCGAGTTCTCCAAGAAGTGCTCCGAGAGGTGGAAG TCGCTCACGGCCAGCGATAAGAAGTGTTTCGAGGACATGGCGAAGGCCGACAAGGTGCGCTACAACAGCGAGATGAGAGACTACATCCCACCCAAGGGCTTCGGCAAGAGGGGCCGCAAGAAGAAAGACCCCAACGCCCCCAAGAGACCCCC GTCTGCGTTCTTTGTCTTCTGCAGCGAGTACCGCCCCAGCGTGAAGCAGCAGTACCCGGGCCTCTCCATAGGAGACTGTGCCAAGCGCCTGGGCGAGATGTGGAGCAAGCTGACCCAGTCGGACAAGCTGCCCTACGAGGAGAAGGCCCAGAAGCTACGGGAGAAGTACGACcgg GACATGGTGGCGTACCGCGGAGGAGGAACAACGTATGCTCGGAATCCAGGCTCTTCAGctcagggaggggaggaagaggaggatgacgagggagaggacgacgacgatgatgatgacgacgagtga